One window from the genome of Cyclobacterium amurskyense encodes:
- a CDS encoding sulfatase-like hydrolase/transferase gives MNVLKNATWVFLLAGILSSCSNSATKEKVQPNFVIIMADDLGFGGLASYGDPRLRTPNIDYLAAKGIRFTDFHSNAPVCSPTRAALLTGNYQQRAGLEGVIYVRGETREVGLDSSQVSIAKLLKTAGYATGIMGKWHLGYQKEYNPVYHGFDTFYGYLSGNVDYHSHYDNAGIYDWWHNLDSIYEEGYATDLISAHAVDFINENKEKPFFLYVSHEAPHVPFQGRNNPAYRFPGKKFSYHGPVEDTVKVYNEMVEVMDEGVGEILNALRKNGIEENTLVLFISDNGAEIFGNNGKLSGQKGNLLEGGHRVPGIAYWKGKITPRESSATVLSMDVLPTLLAMSQDSYSEKLQFDGVDLSKHLLHNKSIEDRDLFWRYRNQKVARHKEWKLLLSDKDTLLINLNKDVLELHNLSKERPEIVKDLLKKLEDWEKEVGPVTAMKTI, from the coding sequence ATGAATGTATTGAAAAATGCTACTTGGGTATTTTTATTGGCTGGGATTTTAAGCAGTTGCAGTAACTCAGCTACCAAAGAAAAAGTACAGCCTAATTTTGTGATCATCATGGCTGATGACCTGGGCTTTGGAGGTCTTGCTTCCTATGGTGATCCACGTCTTCGTACACCAAATATTGACTACCTGGCAGCAAAAGGCATTCGATTCACCGATTTTCATTCCAACGCCCCTGTTTGTTCACCAACTCGGGCAGCATTGCTGACGGGAAATTACCAGCAAAGAGCAGGTTTGGAAGGAGTTATTTACGTGAGAGGGGAGACAAGAGAGGTAGGCCTTGACAGTAGTCAGGTGTCAATAGCAAAACTATTGAAAACAGCAGGCTATGCGACTGGAATCATGGGAAAATGGCACTTAGGATATCAAAAAGAGTATAATCCCGTCTATCATGGCTTCGATACTTTTTATGGGTATTTGAGTGGCAATGTAGATTACCATTCGCATTATGACAACGCAGGCATTTATGATTGGTGGCATAACTTAGATTCAATATATGAAGAGGGTTATGCGACTGATTTGATCAGTGCGCATGCGGTAGATTTTATAAATGAAAATAAGGAAAAACCTTTCTTTTTGTATGTTTCCCATGAAGCCCCACATGTGCCATTTCAAGGTAGAAATAACCCTGCCTATAGATTTCCTGGCAAGAAATTTAGCTACCATGGACCTGTGGAGGATACTGTAAAAGTGTACAATGAAATGGTAGAGGTGATGGATGAAGGTGTTGGGGAAATTTTAAATGCTTTAAGAAAAAATGGTATTGAAGAAAATACTTTAGTATTGTTTATATCGGACAACGGGGCAGAGATCTTTGGAAACAATGGCAAATTGAGCGGGCAAAAAGGAAACCTTCTGGAAGGAGGACACCGTGTTCCGGGTATAGCTTATTGGAAAGGGAAAATCACACCAAGAGAATCCTCTGCCACTGTACTTAGCATGGATGTATTGCCAACACTGCTTGCGATGAGCCAAGATTCTTATTCCGAAAAGCTACAATTTGATGGGGTCGACCTTTCCAAGCACCTTTTGCACAATAAATCAATTGAGGATAGAGATTTATTCTGGAGATACAGGAATCAAAAAGTTGCTCGACATAAGGAGTGGAAATTACTTCTATCAGACAAAGATACCCTGTTGATAAATCTCAATAA
- a CDS encoding RagB/SusD family nutrient uptake outer membrane protein: MKTNKYILYLLSIVLLFPLSSCNDDFLEFYPEDKITSANFPQNEEDIELLLNGVYALLRENSIYNEGLFGFGVLDGATPNAFNWGNTPIARAGSGQLNSSDGSIVNFRWTRSYGIIFRANYLLQALDQVNLSEGDKNIYRAEARFLRGLAYSILAEGFGGVPIILNAISTEEARSISRASQEETWDQVMADYNMAIDNLGAEAPELGRATKGAALAMKMRALLYQSKFDQVLEVIDEIEALGKYSLFPSYEGLFKLENENNAEVIFDVQYISGENSQGSLHDQYCGTGTGSWTRGSRYVPTDDLVSAYETIDGSAVDPNNPYEGRDPRLEFTVVVPGAYILGYRFPNYTYPGGAFNHPGNRLKHLSARKYRIEPEADLPPSGQSGLNNIVIRYADVLLSKAEAIIETNGDIDEAINLINRIRTERDDVKITSLPKGLSQEEARAKLRHERRIEFALEGLYWADIKRWEIGDELYPLEIKDHNGDVIETKFPNGYLDFYRLLPIPDSEISLNGNLTQNPGW, translated from the coding sequence ATGAAGACCAATAAATATATTCTATACCTATTATCGATAGTGTTATTATTCCCACTATCCAGCTGTAATGATGATTTCCTGGAGTTTTATCCTGAAGATAAAATTACTTCCGCCAACTTTCCTCAAAATGAAGAAGACATTGAATTGCTACTCAATGGAGTGTATGCATTATTGCGCGAAAATTCTATTTACAACGAAGGTCTTTTTGGGTTTGGTGTTTTGGATGGAGCTACTCCAAATGCTTTCAACTGGGGCAATACCCCTATCGCTAGGGCTGGAAGTGGCCAATTGAACTCTAGTGATGGTAGCATAGTCAATTTTAGATGGACCAGGTCCTATGGGATTATTTTCAGGGCCAACTATCTTTTGCAAGCTTTGGATCAAGTAAATTTGAGTGAGGGAGATAAAAATATTTACCGTGCTGAAGCGAGATTTTTGAGAGGTTTGGCCTATTCTATACTTGCAGAAGGATTTGGTGGAGTCCCTATTATTTTAAATGCAATTTCAACTGAAGAGGCAAGGTCTATTTCCAGAGCAAGTCAGGAAGAAACCTGGGATCAAGTGATGGCAGATTATAATATGGCGATTGATAACCTTGGAGCGGAAGCCCCGGAGCTTGGAAGAGCAACAAAAGGAGCTGCTTTAGCCATGAAAATGAGGGCATTGTTGTACCAGAGTAAATTCGACCAGGTTTTAGAAGTAATTGATGAAATTGAAGCCCTTGGCAAGTATTCCCTTTTCCCGAGTTACGAAGGCCTGTTTAAACTTGAAAATGAAAACAATGCTGAGGTGATTTTTGATGTGCAATACATCTCAGGAGAGAATTCACAAGGTTCATTGCATGACCAATACTGTGGAACAGGCACAGGAAGCTGGACCAGAGGAAGCAGGTATGTACCTACTGACGATTTGGTAAGTGCTTATGAAACAATTGATGGTTCAGCAGTTGACCCAAACAACCCTTACGAAGGGCGTGATCCTAGGCTGGAGTTTACTGTGGTAGTTCCAGGGGCCTATATTTTGGGATACAGGTTTCCAAATTATACCTATCCAGGCGGCGCATTTAATCACCCAGGAAATAGGTTAAAGCACTTGAGTGCGAGAAAATACCGCATAGAACCGGAAGCAGATTTACCTCCTTCAGGCCAATCTGGCCTAAACAACATTGTCATTAGGTATGCAGATGTGCTTTTGTCAAAAGCGGAGGCGATTATCGAAACCAATGGCGATATAGATGAGGCCATCAACCTTATCAATCGAATTCGTACGGAAAGAGATGATGTGAAGATTACTTCTTTGCCAAAGGGACTTTCTCAAGAAGAAGCTCGTGCCAAATTACGGCATGAAAGAAGGATAGAATTTGCCTTAGAAGGTTTGTATTGGGCAGATATTAAAAGGTGGGAAATTGGTGATGAACTTTATCCATTGGAGATAAAAGACCACAATGGGGATGTAATTGAAACCAAATTCCCGAATGGATACCTTGATTTTTATCGTTTACTTCCTATCCCGGACAGTGAAATATCCTTAAATGGAAATTTAACACAAAATCCAGGTTGGTAA